CGAAAGCCTGTTTGGATGCTTCGGCTTCGCCGCCATGCCAGAGGATTGCTTCAGTTAAGTTGCGCGCTCGTCCGTCGTGAAGGTAGGCTTCGCCTTCGCTGACGCCATCCGTCAAGCCGATGCCCCATAGTGGTGGAGTTCGCCATTCACTTCCTGAAGCGGAACCTTCAGTAAGATTATCAGCCAGGCCAGGACCCATATCGTGCAGGAGCAAATTAGTATAGGGATGGATCACTTGATTTCGCAGCTCGGCGTGGGGATGATAGGCTGACGTGGTGAAACTCGGTGTGTGGCAGTCCGTGCATTTGGCGGAGTGAAACAGTGTTCTGCCTTGAATGACATCCGGGTCGTCGAGATCGCGCTGAGCACGTACACCGAGTAGCGAAATGTATGTGGTTAAATCTTTTAGGTGAGCTTCACTTAACTCGGCATCGGAATCACCAGCATCGCTTTGAACTGAACCGAGGTCAGGATTTGGAAAGACGGATGTCATCACGCCCATGTCGGTGTTCAAGGCAGCTGCCACTTGCGAGCGGACTGAAGATTGGCCTGCCTTCCATCCAAAACGTCCGACTCTCTGTTCGTTTGTTTCAGGATCAGTGACAATACTCAGGCGACCAGAGATGCCATCGCCGTTACTGTCATCCGGGTCGGCAAGGGCTTGTAGTGAACTTTCCGGAATGGCTTCGAGCAGTCCCATGCCAACGAGTTGTGGAGCGATGCGTGCGGAGAATTGAGGAGGCTCAATTCCGTTGAAATCATAATCAGGTGAACGCAGGCCATCTGCTTCTATCCAGTTCGCAATAACTGCACTGCCTTCCGGATCCTCCCCGATAGAACGTGGTTGCAGGACTGATCCTAATTCGGGGTGAGGGTTGTCATTACCATCACCAACTTTGATGACGTATTGATCCAATGTACTGTTGAGGTCTGGTGGTAGAGCACGGCCATTTTTTGTATGACAGGCAACGCATGAGCGATTGATGTAACGCGTGCCGAGCATGCCGGAGAGTTCGGTGAAATCCGGATTGTCTGTTCCTTCATCATGAGAGCCATCACCAAAGTCTGTATGATGCACCCGTCGGCCAAGGACAAAAGGCTGTCCATTGATATTAGAAAGATTTGTTGCCATCTGCATGAAGTGATTATCCGGCTCACCTGAGTACATGTAGGGGAGGGTCGTCAGTCCGCCGAGCCAGCCCTCCTCTGGAATCGGATAAGAGTCTTCGAGCTCTGTGGTCGGGTCGCCAAAGACACCGCGTGTTTCCCATGGAACCAAACCCTGGCCTACGATATATAAGTATGTTGTCCCATAATAGTTTTCTCTGCCGTTGGGTGGCTCGTCGAGGAACTGGCTGATTTCGAATTCCAATCGATCACCAACCTGCAGTGGTCGGTTTTCTTTGTCGTTGTAGGTCACCGTACGAATCCAATGGGTGTCGTCTATGCGATCCATGGAACCGTTATTGAAATATTCTGCCACGGTGTTGACTCCACGGTAGAAGAAGCGGAGTTCGGCCTGGTCTTCTTTGAACTTCCAAAGGCTTTCGACGTTGAAAGTGACTGTGCTGCCGCCCTTGCCAACCGTGTCCACGATTTCCACGGCGGCCGTGCGATGTTCCCAGTAAAAACTCAGGTAGTGGTCGTAGGCTTCAAAATGATCTTCGCGTGCATGCCGATCACGTGCCCGGTCGGCGAAGTAGGTGTAAAGCGCTGTATCGGTTTCAATGGTCGTCGCTGGTTCCAGGGTTGTTTCGTTTGTAAAAAGCGGAACAAAAGCGTTGTTCGGATTCTCCACACGCAAGCGCACGACCTTGCGGTCAGTGACGCCATTTGAAATGGTTGCCGTTCTCTCTCCCAGGCCGCTGTTTCCCTGATCAACGCCGTCCACCGTCCAGCTTACCAAATCGACTGAGGTTTCTACGATGTAATTAACATCGGCTCGCGCTCGATTGTAGCGAAGGAGCAGATTGTCGCCGTCCGATTCGAGTATGGGAACACCTTCAGTATCCGGGATTATCGGGTTGGTGCAGAGCGCATACTCAATTAAGTTTAGTAAGCCATCGCGGTCCGGGTCGGCCCGGTCGCTTCCTTGCCCGGCTCCATTTGGATCGTTGAAGTGTCCTTGCCGCCAGCTTGCGATATCAGTGTAAGGGTCATTCTCGATCGCGTTTAAAGATAAAGTTACCGAGGTAATTGCAATGGAGGTAAGAGCTGAGTGCGCAGCCAAGCGTAATGCGCCCGAAAAGCGTTCAATGGATTTTAGCCGAAGCATAGTGGTAGAAACTTACAGGGTTAAAGGGAGCCGTAATTGTTCTCTTGGATAAGAGTCCAGCCCTTGGGGTATATTCCCTGTTTTTTTGAAAAAATAAACTTAATCCAGGTCGCTTGGGCAGTTAAGGCCTATCAGCTTTACTCGACCCAGCCAAGCACGTTGCGGATAACGCTCCAGCGCTTTGGAGCATCATTGGCACCTTCACCCAGGATCCAGTAGTCATAGATCTCCTGATAGCCGCTACTGCCTTTTTTGAGCAATATCCATGAATTAAAAAAGTCAGCCCATGCTTCATCCTGGCGTGCAATGGGAAAACCGAGTGGCATCGTAACTTTATCAGGTTGAGGAATAACAACTGAGTACTTTGGATACAGTAAGGTCCAGGCCGAACCTGCCTGAGCACTTGCCAGGATTGCATCTGACTGTCCGCCGTCCTGCTCGAAGTAGTCACGATAGGATGTCACTTCGATCACATCAACATTGGGAAGGTGACGTTGTAAGGGACCTTTGAAAAAGCTGTCTTTGGTGACGGCTACTTTTATGTCTCTTAATTGGTTCAGCTTGTCGGAAGAATCAAAAAGTTCGCGATTTTTTTCGAGGACAATAAAGGCGAAAACCAGGTCCAGATAAGGAGTGGTGAAGCGCATTCTTTCAAGCCGCGCCGTATTCATGGCCAGCCCGCCGATGACAAAATCGACTTCCGCTCTTTCCAGACTTTGCTCGATGCCATCCTGTTGCACAGGAATGAATTCCGCTTCACATTTTAATTCGTGAGCCAGGAGCATGGCGAGGTCGACATCAAGCCCGACAAGCTCGTCCTTGTCGTTCCAGAAAACAAATGGCAGGCGGTCGGGCAGATAACCCACGCGCAGTTTTCTTTCCTCTTTGATGCGCTCAAGCCGTGATTCACGAGCTGTCAACAAAGGTGGTGGAGGTGGGGCTTCTTTGTAAACTGTGTATGGCCCGTCGTTCACCAGGAGATGCATGTTTGCGAGCTGCTTGTCTTTCTCATATTCGTTTTCAACTGCGACTTCGAAGTAGAGCCGTGTCAGGCCCAGCGAGAGGGCAACAATCATGATTGCCAGGGCCGAGTTTTTTACAATACGCACAGGCTTTATCTGTAAGCGACCAGTTACAGCACAGGTCACCACAAGGGTAAATGTAAGTAGATTCATGGCCGCCAGCAAAGTGGCAAAGCGCCCGTTGATCACACCGGTTACCAGGTAAAACTGGTAAAGATCGGTTGGGATGCTGTATGTTTTGAGGAGAAAGGGAATCGCAACATCAACACTGCCAAACAAGCTGAAGAGCCCCGAGATGATGAACCCGGGATACTCCGTCAGTCCAATATTTGAGCCACTGAACCAGCCTGCGAATAGCACGAAAATCAGCATGATGAGCTTGCCCAGGTTTGGGAAATTAAACGACACGGGAATGACGACATCGACGTAGGCATCGGTGTGTTCGTCTTCCTCGTCATACTTTTTGAACAGCTCCCGGCAGCCCTCGGTCAGCACCGGGAGGATAACAAACAAGTTTCCTGTCGTGAATCCGGTCAGCAGGGCATCCTTTGATATGCTGAGGATGTCGCGCATTTTGAAGGGAGTGACGGTCGAGACGAGTAAGGGGAGCACGTAAAAGGTCAGCACCACGGAAACGACGAGAAAGGAAACAATGTAGACTTGCAGCTTTGCCAGGTCACCCCAGGTCATCGTGCCGGCAGCTGATGCCGATATGGCAAACACACCGATGGGAGTCAGCTTAACCACGTAGCCGGTCACTTTTGTTAAAGCCTCGCTTAGGATTTTAAGACTATCAATCAGGGTTCCTTTTTCCTTAATCGAAATGAGGGCTACGCCGACTGACAGGCTAAAAAGCACGACTGCTGGGATGACATTATTAGCCAGCGAGCTGAAAGGATTCGCCGGAATATACATTTCCAGAAAATCTACTTTTTGTTTCAGCTCCACCAAAGAGGAACTGAAAAAGGAGGCCGATTGCCAGGAGGGAAATGTGAGAGAGGTGGCCATAAAGATGACCATGCCGATGACCCAGAAGATGAGGAGCCAGCCAATGAGCCGGAGGGCGAGTTGTTTGGCCTGGGCGAAGTTGAGTCCGCCAATGCCCGTGATGAGCGAAATTGTGATGTAGGGAAGGATCGTCATCTGTAGGAGGCGAATGAACGCATCTCCCAGGATTTGAAGCTTGGCCGCGTACTCGCCAAGAAAAACACCCACCATGCCTCCCAGCACGACTCCAATCAGAATCATGGTCGAGAGTGATAACTTCAGGGGAAATCTTTTTTGATTCTCTGCCATTGCAGCGCCCTTAATGAAGCAATTGCAGTACCATGGTCAAGAGATTCAATTTGGCTGAATGCCGATTAGACTGGCGCTGTATTGTAACTCTTACGAAGTACTTTAGCCACAGAGTCATAGAGAGCACAGAGCAAAAAAATAAATATATTCTTTTTAACCACGGGTGAAATACGGATTTCCGTTGAGATGAGAGCCGGAGGGGTCATGTCAATAATTCAAATATTTACCTCAATCTGCGGGCAGAATTGCCTAAAGACGTGCAGTTCAATCAGTTAAAAATGAGTGCGCATTTATTCACTTTTTTATTGCATGACGAAGGCAGAAATGTTCTACTGACTGCATGAAAAACTCATCGCCATCGAGTCGTCTATTGTTCACGCCTTTGTCTCTGCTTTCGGGCAGGGAAACCTGCTTTCATGATACGCAGCGGGGTGTTTGCGCGGATTGTGGAGCACCCTTTGGAGGCCGGTTTTCCATGCGACCGCTGCCTGTTGGATTTGATCCAATCTAGGTTCAGCCCGGGAACGAAACGCTAAGCACTACTAAACGCTTATGCTGAGTAATCATTCAGCACTCAGCACTTAGCGTTTCGTTCCCGGGCGAAGCCCCGTGATTAGTATCGGATGGTACGCTTAGGTGGTCCCGTAGTTGGGATTAAACCGTTTTGACGGCTACAATGAGCAAGAGAGCACATTGGGCGGTCTCTTCGGCCACTTTCTCTCGATTCCGAAAAGACACGGAGATGTTAAAAGGCTGCCCAGGACGGGCAGTGTCGTTTTTACAGTTTTTAGGAGGTAGTACTTAGCCTCCAGGGCGTGGCTTGCAGCTTTTAGAATTCACTTTGATAAAATGATTTCTACCACGAAGACACGGAGTTTGTACCTCTGTGCTTCTGTGTCCTCCGTGGTGAACTTTATCTTTTATTTAGAATGGGTATGAAAAGAGGGCAGGCTTGTTACAAGTCGCTGCTAACTTCGTCGCAGTGTTGTTGCCTCTTTTAAAAGGCAATACAGCGTTGGCACAACGAAGATGGTCATGAGGGCAAGGAGCATTCCGCCGAATGTCGGAATGGCCATCGGGACCATGACATCGGAGCCGCGGCCGACTGACGTGAGGACAGGCAACAGGGCGAGTATCGTGGTGGCGCTTGTCATCATCGCAGGACGAACACGGCGGCTGGCTGCCTCGATGACGCGCTGATGGAGTTGCTCTCGGTTCTCCGGTGGGGCTTCCTGGAATCGTTGATTGAGGTAAGTTGTCATGATGACGCCGTCGTCGGTTGCTATTCCAAACAGCGCGAGGAAGCCGACCCATACGGCGACGCTCAGGTTGATGGTTCCCATTTGGAAAAGGTCCCGCAGGTTTTCTCCGAAGAGGCTGAAGTCGAGGAACCATGGTTGCCCATAGAACCATAAAAGAATGAAGCCGCCGGACCAGGCAAAAGCGATTCCAGAAAAGACAATGAAGGTTGTGGAAACTTTTTTGAACTGGAAATAGAGGATCAAAAAGATGGCGAAGAATGCGAGAGGTAAGACGACGCGTAGTTTCTTTTCGGCCCGCACTTGGTTTTCGTAACTGCCAATCGCGACCGGTTTTGCCACTCCAGCTGGGAGGACCCAATCGCCACTTCCAAGTTTCGCTTCAATAAACTTGTTGGCCTGTTCGACGACTTCGACTTCCGCGTATCCGTCCTGCTTATCAAATATGACATAGCCGACGAGGAAAGTGTCTTCACTTTTGATCATCTGCGGGCCACGAACGTAATCGATGTGGGCCAGTTCCTTCAATGGGATTTGGGTGCCGTCAGGTGCTGCAACGAGGATGTCTTCAATGGACTCGATCGAATCGCGCAGCTCACGCATGTAACGAACGCGCACCGGGTAGCGTTCTCTTCCTTCAACTGTGGTCGTGATCGTTTTGCCTCCAACGGCGACTTCAATCACGTCCTGCACCATCTGGATTTTTATTCCGTAGCGGGCGATCGCTTCGCGGTCGATGTCAATTTCAAGGTAAGGTTTGCCCACGACACGATCGGCAAAAACGGTTTCGGGGTTAATGCCAGGCACTTCTTTCAAGAGTTGTTCCAACTCAAGGGCAACACTCTCGATGGACTCCAAATCAGGCCCCTGGATCTTGTAAGCCATCGGCGCCCTGACACCGCTCTGCAGCATGACAATGCGGGCTGCAATCGGTTGGAGATTTGGGGCAGAAGTGGTTCCCGGGATCGTTGCCGCTTTAACGATTTCATCCCAGATGTCGTCGGGGCTTTTGATTGCGTCTCTCCATTGGCGATAAGGGCGTCCGTTGTTATCAGGTATCAATTCACCTTTAGCGTTGCGTTTGAAAGCATTGGTATCTCCATCGTAAGCGAAGGTAAGTATACGTCCGTTTTTGTCCGTGATATATTCGGATTTGTAAGTAATGATTGTCTCAATCATTGAGATCGGTGCGGGGTCCAGCGGGCTTTCCACGCGTCCGAGCTTTCCAACTGCCAGTTCGACTTCCGGGATGGCATTGATCGCCATGTCCTGCTTGCGCAAAACATCCATCGCTTCGCCAATGGATGCATGTGGCATTGTCGTCGGCATATAGAGGAATGAGCCTTCATCGAGATTGGGCATGAATTCCTTGCCCAGGCCTGGAATTGCATCGTCCAGACTCATGTGAATGCTGGTGCTTTTGACAAAGCCCGGCATCCAGTTGAAAACTGTTCCCCATCCAAGCCAGATAGTGAATCCGAAGAGGACGATAATGCTGCTGAAACCAAGGAATACGATTTTTAGTTTTAAAATGACAGACAGAAGCTTTGCATAGAAGTGTATGAAGAGATAAAATAAGGCGAGGAGTCCACCTACTGCGAGTAAGACAAATGCAGTGTTGGCGACTTGCCTTTCCGGCCCGAGCGGCTTCCAGTCTCCCGCCAGGATATTCACCACAAAAAGCACGCAAAGGCACATAACTATTCGATGGCTAATGCGTCCTGTTTTGCTCTTCAGAATCTGTTTTGTATATTCTATCGTTTTGTGCTTCTTCTGGCTCCATGATCCGAGCAGCAAATGTGCGAGCGGCGGAATGATTGCCAGCGCCACGATGATGGACCCGATAAGGGCAAAAGTCTTGGTGTATGCCAGCGGTTGGAAGAGCTTGCCTTCGGCTGCCTCCATTGTGAAGACGGGAAGGAAACTGATCACTGTTGTCATCACAGCGGTTAGGACGGCACCACCGACTTCACTGCATGCGCGATAGACGACTTCCAGTCGGTTTTCGTCCGGTTTTGCTTTATCAAGGTGACGCAGAATATTTTCTGTCAGAACAACCCCCATGTCGACGATGGTGCCAATGGCTATCGCAATCCCGGAAAGAGCCACGACATTGGCGTCCACTCCGAAGAGGCTCATGCCGATAAACGAAAACAAGACAGCAAGCGGGAGGACGCCGGAGATCAAGGCAGCGCTTCTCAGATGAAATACCATCAGGATAACAACTATGATTGTCACGAGGATCTGTTGACGAACGGCATCCTCAAGCGTTCCCAGAGTTTCATGAATCAGTCCGGAGCGATCATAGAAAGGAACGATTTCCAGTTGGCTGATAGTCCCGTCTTCCAAAGTTTTTGTTGGAAGGCCGGGCGAGATTTCTTTGATCTTTTCCTTGATGCGTTTGATCACAGTGAGCGGGTTTTCACCGTAACGCGTTACCACGACACCACCGACTGCTTCGGCGCCGGCCTTGTCCAGCGCACCACGCCTCAGGGCCGGCCCGAATTCAATCACTGCAACCTGGTCAAGTGTGATCGGTACATTGTCGCGTTGCGTAATGACTGTCTTACGCAAGTCATCCAGTTCTTCGATGAAGCCAAGTCCGCGAATCACATACTCCACACTATTAACTTCAATCGTGCGGGCACCGACATCGAGGTTACTTCCGCGAACTGCGTTGAAAACTTCGTGTAATGCAATGTCGTAGGTGCGAAGTGCATCGGGATCGACATCGATCTGATACTCTTTGACATAGCCGCCAACCGAGGCAACTTCAGATACGCCTTCGACTCCCTGGAAGGCATAGCGCACATACCAGTCCTGCGCAGAGCGGAGTTCGTCAAGGTCCCAGCCGCCGGTTGGATTGCCTTCGGCATCGAAACCTTCGAGCGTGTACCAGAAGACTTGCCCAAGCCCGGTGGCATCGGGGCCGAGTTGTGGAGAAACGCCTTTGGGCAATGTGCCTGCGGGGAGACTGCTGAGCTTTTCCAGTATCCGGCTTCGTGTCCAGTAGAACTCAGCGTCTTCCTTAAAGATGACGTAGATCGACGAGAACCCGAACATGGAATAGCTGCGGATCGTTTTGACACCGGGCAACCCTAATAGGGCGGTGGTCAAAGGATAGGTGATCTGGTCTTCTATGTCCTGAGGCGAACGTCCCGTCCACTCGGTGAAAACAATCTGCTGATTTTCCCCGATGTCGGGAATGGCATCAACCGGGACTGGATTCCGAGGTAGTCCTTCAATCTTCCAGTCGAAGGGCGCAACCATCACCCCCCAGACAATCATTGCCAGCGCGAAGAGAAAAACAACGAGCTTGTTCTCCAGGCAAAAGCGAATGAATTTATTGATCATAAATGTTTAAACGCAGAAAGTGATTCAAATAAATTCGGATTTAGCCACAAAAAGGCACAAAAATTCACAAAAGGAGTTAGTGTTAATCCAGTACATAACGTTTAATGAATAGCTTTGGGTTCCCGAAATTGATCAATAGGCCATAGCGAAAACCACTACCGCGAAGATATCCGATTAACTGGGCAACATGATCATCAGTTACATTGCGAGCTGCCTTCAGTTCGACGATCAACCCATTTTCTATTAATAGATCAGCGATTAAGTCTCCCAGGAGTGTACCGTCTTCATCTTTAACCGGTACCGGGGTTTGCTGTAAGACCTTTATGCCTTGTTTGCCCAACCGGTGTGCCAGTCCATTCTCATAGATTTTCTCCAGATGTCCATGTCTGAGATACTTATGAAGTTCAAATGCACTTTGCCGAACCACGTCGCAAAGCGTATCTATTTCCTGTTTATTCATCGTAAAAGTTTTTGTGAACTTTTGTGCCTTTTCGCGGCTAAAATCTACGTTACTTGCCGTCATTGAGTTTCTCCAGTACTTCGCCACACATCAGCATCTCCTCACCGAAGTAGGGGTTCATCACTTCATCATTGGTTTGCAGCCAGGCTGCGCCGCGGTCATCGTAAACCATGGGGCAGCTCATCAGGTAGATTTCACCGGTCATTTCGGATGAGTTTTCTTTGGCTGCTGCAATGAAGGCGTTTGATAGTATTTCAAAGTAAGGCCGGCGAATCGCATTCAAATCTTTTGCTGCCAGCATTGTGTGGATCAATTCTGCTAATTCGCCGGAATGGCCGGTTTTTGACATCATGGATTTCAGTGCTGCTTTGGCAGTATCAAAGTTATCGTTGGCTAAAGCGCTTTGCAAAGCAAAGTAGTCAGGTAATGTTTTTTTCAGTAATGACGAAGCGAGAGGCGGAAGTGGTTCGATAACTTTATCCATCATCATCGCTCCCATGCCTCCATTCTCATTTTCTTCGATTAGGATACCGGGGTTCATCATGCTGGGCTTTGCCTTAATCTGAAGGGCACTATCAATTTTAAAGGCACCGTTGGTGACGACGCGTTCGCCTTCGGCCAGGCCTTCTTTCACAATGAAGTCATCGCCAGCTCTGGCTCCCAGAACGATTTCGCGTCCCTCAAAGGTTGGCTGCTCGGTATCGGGAACTTGCACATACGCCACTGCGCGCTTTCCGGTTCGCAGGACTGCCGAAGCAGGAATGACCAGGGGAGCTTCTTCGTTTTTAGAATCGGAGACATAGCCAAGTGTTTCGATGGGGACGAGATCCATGCCGCAGACATCACACTGGCCGGGGCCGTCTTTGATGATTTCCGGATGCATCGGGCTGATCCATTTTCCTGCGAGGTCAGACGTGTAGACTTGCCCGCCTTCAGCTACTTTTGACTCAACTGTACCACGGGCAAACATCCCTGGCTTGAGCCGTCCATCTTGATTCTCTACATTAACCCTGATGCCAATGGTTCGCGTTTTCCGGTTTAGCTCAGGCTCAATGAATGCGATGATACCTGTGAATATCTCACCCGGCCAGGCTTCGACCGTGAAGTTTACTTTTTGCCCATAGCGTAACCACGGTAGATCTGATTCGTAAGCATCAAGAAAAAGCCAGAGGCGATCAAGGTCGACGATCTTGAAAAGGGTTTCGCCAGTCTCGACATAGTCACCTTCGTTTACGTTTTTTGCGATGACGATACCGCCGGCCGGAGCTTTGATTGTAAAGCGATCCGATGGTTTTCCCTCCTTAACGATCTCGTCAATCTGCTCTGGAAGTAAACCCCATAGGCGAAGCTTCTCTCTAATCGTACGAGTCAATGAGCTATTAGGATCAACACGATTCGCTGTGATGAGTTCCGTCTGCGCAGTCAATAACTCGGGGCTGTAAACGACGGCCAGTTGTTCGCCTGTCTTTACGGGGACACCAGTGTAGTTCAGGATAAGTTTTTCGATGCGAGCCGGGAAGCGTGCCGTCAATGATTTGACCTGTGTTTCATCATATTCGAGTTTTCCTACGAGTTTTATTTCGGCGGTAGGGAATTCGCGTTGAACAAGCGTTGTTTGAATGTCGGCGAGTGCCAGTGAACTTTCACTCATACTCATGGCACGCGGGCCGAGGTCATTGCTATCGTTATCATCCAGTGGAATCAAATCCATGCCACAGATGGGGCAGTCTCCTGGTTCTGACTGTTGGATTTGAGGATGCATGGAACAAGTCCATGTGGTTGGGGCGTTATCTTCTTCAGTTGCTACGATATTATTATGCCCACTGTGGTCCTCTTTGTTTGCGACGGTGAAACGCCCGACTCCAAAACCGATCAATAGAATGATGATGGCAATGCTGCCATAGACGAAAAGAGATTTTGCATTCATTCTTCGGATACTGGGTTGAGGGTTCCGAGCAGCGGTTGGTTAGCCAGAGTTTGAATCACGATGCGCTGTTGCCAGGCGTCTGCGGCAGCACGCCAGTAGAGTGTTTGCAGTTCGAGGAGTGAACGCTCACTGTCGATGACTTCGAGGATGCCAGTCCTGCCGCTTTCGTAACTGCTTCGCGTAATTTCTGCCGCTTGTTCTGCCAGTTGCAGGAGCTCTTCCCCGTAAAGTTTTAGCCGGCGATTGGCATCGTTCAACCGTGCAAGGCTGGCACTCAAGTCGGATTTTAGC
The Rubellicoccus peritrichatus DNA segment above includes these coding regions:
- a CDS encoding di-heme oxidoredictase family protein, which translates into the protein MLRLKSIERFSGALRLAAHSALTSIAITSVTLSLNAIENDPYTDIASWRQGHFNDPNGAGQGSDRADPDRDGLLNLIEYALCTNPIIPDTEGVPILESDGDNLLLRYNRARADVNYIVETSVDLVSWTVDGVDQGNSGLGERTATISNGVTDRKVVRLRVENPNNAFVPLFTNETTLEPATTIETDTALYTYFADRARDRHAREDHFEAYDHYLSFYWEHRTAAVEIVDTVGKGGSTVTFNVESLWKFKEDQAELRFFYRGVNTVAEYFNNGSMDRIDDTHWIRTVTYNDKENRPLQVGDRLEFEISQFLDEPPNGRENYYGTTYLYIVGQGLVPWETRGVFGDPTTELEDSYPIPEEGWLGGLTTLPYMYSGEPDNHFMQMATNLSNINGQPFVLGRRVHHTDFGDGSHDEGTDNPDFTELSGMLGTRYINRSCVACHTKNGRALPPDLNSTLDQYVIKVGDGNDNPHPELGSVLQPRSIGEDPEGSAVIANWIEADGLRSPDYDFNGIEPPQFSARIAPQLVGMGLLEAIPESSLQALADPDDSNGDGISGRLSIVTDPETNEQRVGRFGWKAGQSSVRSQVAAALNTDMGVMTSVFPNPDLGSVQSDAGDSDAELSEAHLKDLTTYISLLGVRAQRDLDDPDVIQGRTLFHSAKCTDCHTPSFTTSAYHPHAELRNQVIHPYTNLLLHDMGPGLADNLTEGSASGSEWRTPPLWGIGLTDGVSEGEAYLHDGRARNLTEAILWHGGEAEASKQAFEAMTQEEQDSVIEFLKSL
- a CDS encoding cation:dicarboxylate symporter family transporter yields the protein MILIGVVLGGMVGVFLGEYAAKLQILGDAFIRLLQMTILPYITISLITGIGGLNFAQAKQLALRLIGWLLIFWVIGMVIFMATSLTFPSWQSASFFSSSLVELKQKVDFLEMYIPANPFSSLANNVIPAVVLFSLSVGVALISIKEKGTLIDSLKILSEALTKVTGYVVKLTPIGVFAISASAAGTMTWGDLAKLQVYIVSFLVVSVVLTFYVLPLLVSTVTPFKMRDILSISKDALLTGFTTGNLFVILPVLTEGCRELFKKYDEEDEHTDAYVDVVIPVSFNFPNLGKLIMLIFVLFAGWFSGSNIGLTEYPGFIISGLFSLFGSVDVAIPFLLKTYSIPTDLYQFYLVTGVINGRFATLLAAMNLLTFTLVVTCAVTGRLQIKPVRIVKNSALAIMIVALSLGLTRLYFEVAVENEYEKDKQLANMHLLVNDGPYTVYKEAPPPPPLLTARESRLERIKEERKLRVGYLPDRLPFVFWNDKDELVGLDVDLAMLLAHELKCEAEFIPVQQDGIEQSLERAEVDFVIGGLAMNTARLERMRFTTPYLDLVFAFIVLEKNRELFDSSDKLNQLRDIKVAVTKDSFFKGPLQRHLPNVDVIEVTSYRDYFEQDGGQSDAILASAQAGSAWTLLYPKYSVVIPQPDKVTMPLGFPIARQDEAWADFFNSWILLKKGSSGYQEIYDYWILGEGANDAPKRWSVIRNVLGWVE
- a CDS encoding efflux RND transporter permease subunit codes for the protein MINKFIRFCLENKLVVFLFALAMIVWGVMVAPFDWKIEGLPRNPVPVDAIPDIGENQQIVFTEWTGRSPQDIEDQITYPLTTALLGLPGVKTIRSYSMFGFSSIYVIFKEDAEFYWTRSRILEKLSSLPAGTLPKGVSPQLGPDATGLGQVFWYTLEGFDAEGNPTGGWDLDELRSAQDWYVRYAFQGVEGVSEVASVGGYVKEYQIDVDPDALRTYDIALHEVFNAVRGSNLDVGARTIEVNSVEYVIRGLGFIEELDDLRKTVITQRDNVPITLDQVAVIEFGPALRRGALDKAGAEAVGGVVVTRYGENPLTVIKRIKEKIKEISPGLPTKTLEDGTISQLEIVPFYDRSGLIHETLGTLEDAVRQQILVTIIVVILMVFHLRSAALISGVLPLAVLFSFIGMSLFGVDANVVALSGIAIAIGTIVDMGVVLTENILRHLDKAKPDENRLEVVYRACSEVGGAVLTAVMTTVISFLPVFTMEAAEGKLFQPLAYTKTFALIGSIIVALAIIPPLAHLLLGSWSQKKHKTIEYTKQILKSKTGRISHRIVMCLCVLFVVNILAGDWKPLGPERQVANTAFVLLAVGGLLALFYLFIHFYAKLLSVILKLKIVFLGFSSIIVLFGFTIWLGWGTVFNWMPGFVKSTSIHMSLDDAIPGLGKEFMPNLDEGSFLYMPTTMPHASIGEAMDVLRKQDMAINAIPEVELAVGKLGRVESPLDPAPISMIETIITYKSEYITDKNGRILTFAYDGDTNAFKRNAKGELIPDNNGRPYRQWRDAIKSPDDIWDEIVKAATIPGTTSAPNLQPIAARIVMLQSGVRAPMAYKIQGPDLESIESVALELEQLLKEVPGINPETVFADRVVGKPYLEIDIDREAIARYGIKIQMVQDVIEVAVGGKTITTTVEGRERYPVRVRYMRELRDSIESIEDILVAAPDGTQIPLKELAHIDYVRGPQMIKSEDTFLVGYVIFDKQDGYAEVEVVEQANKFIEAKLGSGDWVLPAGVAKPVAIGSYENQVRAEKKLRVVLPLAFFAIFLILYFQFKKVSTTFIVFSGIAFAWSGGFILLWFYGQPWFLDFSLFGENLRDLFQMGTINLSVAVWVGFLALFGIATDDGVIMTTYLNQRFQEAPPENREQLHQRVIEAASRRVRPAMMTSATTILALLPVLTSVGRGSDVMVPMAIPTFGGMLLALMTIFVVPTLYCLLKEATTLRRS
- a CDS encoding GxxExxY protein encodes the protein MNKQEIDTLCDVVRQSAFELHKYLRHGHLEKIYENGLAHRLGKQGIKVLQQTPVPVKDEDGTLLGDLIADLLIENGLIVELKAARNVTDDHVAQLIGYLRGSGFRYGLLINFGNPKLFIKRYVLD
- a CDS encoding efflux RND transporter periplasmic adaptor subunit is translated as MNAKSLFVYGSIAIIILLIGFGVGRFTVANKEDHSGHNNIVATEEDNAPTTWTCSMHPQIQQSEPGDCPICGMDLIPLDDNDSNDLGPRAMSMSESSLALADIQTTLVQREFPTAEIKLVGKLEYDETQVKSLTARFPARIEKLILNYTGVPVKTGEQLAVVYSPELLTAQTELITANRVDPNSSLTRTIREKLRLWGLLPEQIDEIVKEGKPSDRFTIKAPAGGIVIAKNVNEGDYVETGETLFKIVDLDRLWLFLDAYESDLPWLRYGQKVNFTVEAWPGEIFTGIIAFIEPELNRKTRTIGIRVNVENQDGRLKPGMFARGTVESKVAEGGQVYTSDLAGKWISPMHPEIIKDGPGQCDVCGMDLVPIETLGYVSDSKNEEAPLVIPASAVLRTGKRAVAYVQVPDTEQPTFEGREIVLGARAGDDFIVKEGLAEGERVVTNGAFKIDSALQIKAKPSMMNPGILIEENENGGMGAMMMDKVIEPLPPLASSLLKKTLPDYFALQSALANDNFDTAKAALKSMMSKTGHSGELAELIHTMLAAKDLNAIRRPYFEILSNAFIAAAKENSSEMTGEIYLMSCPMVYDDRGAAWLQTNDEVMNPYFGEEMLMCGEVLEKLNDGK